CCCGGGGCTTGTGAGTGCGCTGTATGGCTAGGGAAGGGGATGATTAGTGCCTCTAGGAGTGGGAAAGGAGCATTCTCTAACCACTTAATTTTCTCTCCAGCCCCTGCCCAGTGGTGGAAGGGAGACTAACAAGGGAGAGGGGATAGCTCAGTATTTCTCCAAGAGATTTCCTGGGCCAGACTGAATGGTTTCACAGGCACTATACACGCCCGACCCTCTGCTGCAGAGATGCAGATTTCCCTATACACTCAGTGCGTGTGTGCGAGCCACGCACTTTGGTGAAGGTGGGGGGTCCCCGCGTGTGTCCCTTTGAACGTTTCTTGTGTCCCTCTCAAAAGAAGTGGACTGCTGATCCTGGACTACCCTACTAGGTAACAAAATAGCAAAGACTTTTACCGCTCGGTCCATCTGGGAAACAGTTACAGTTTCTGGAATAGTACtcgctcttaaaaaaaaaaaatactacgcaagggaagagggagggaagggagtggaggaggTTGGAGGTTGGAGGTTGGAGGTTGGATCCTTTGCTCCCATCCAAAGGTGGGTGAGAGAAACCTGAGTCTATAAGGATATGCTGGCTGGCCGGCATGGTGGGTATTGCTCCTGTTCCTGCGTGTGTGGATTCTGCCTGTGACACTTTGGCTCTGTGTCAGAGAATGGTGAAGATTGTGTGTGGACGAATGATAGATGGCATTTTTCCAGGCAGCTCTTAAAGTTCGTTTTAAGTGAGCAGCTTGGGATTTGGTTTCTTTGCTGTATGCATGTCTACTAGAAAGAGAGAAGCCAGAAGGGCTGTGTTGTACAGTGACCCTGTGCCTCAAGGGAGGAAGGAACTGTCCCTTTTCAGGCACCTTCTGAAGTAGACCCAGTGGGAAACACTTCCCAATTAGCCTGTCTCTGTTGAAGAGGGAATTGAAGTCCTCTATATGGAAGCCATACTCTCaccaaaagggggggggggtatcCGTTTGGGATTGAAATTGATATAAATCAGCTGCTCCAAGTGAGAGAAGCTCTAGGATACAAAGCCTGTGCCAATGCAGGAgatgaagagggaaggagactcCAAGGGGTCCTTTTCTCAGAGGAAAGAGTGAGGCGAATGTGGGCAGGGAAGCAATGGTGATGGATCTGCTAGGGCTGAGGTTTAGAGACTTGGCTTTCTGGCTTGAGACTTCGTTTTAGGACACCAGTTTGTAGTAAAAGGGGGAAATGCAGACTGATTAATAAGAGGCTAACAGGAAACATGTGGGGTTTTAATATGGCTATGTTGTGCTTTTCAAAGGACCTAATAGAATGGAAAGCAAGAATAGCTCCTAGTTAAAGAGACACTTACGGGGATAATTTCATTCTGATTTGCAGAAGGCTGACATCCGCCCTGATGTATATTTAGATGCTGTATATTTCTGTGAGCCATGCCAATGCTCTTGGTCATCTCTTTGCCTTTGCAGTGGGTGAAGGAATTAAATGGAAAGCATGCAAGGGTGAACAGATGAGTTTTTTTCTCAGTCGCAGTATACTTCTGCCCAGGAGATGAGGCCCAGAATAGATGCCTCTTAAAaacctttctttctgtctttagcTTTTCTAATTCTTTGTGCTTTTACCTTCTCTAAGGCTGAACTTTGATGTAGTCAGGAAAAGgttgttcattaacatttccagTATTAAGGCTAATATAACCTTACACTCAGCAACCAAATAGACGGGGACCTCAGGTTTGCATCCTCTTTGAATTTATCTAAATGGGTTTGGAGCTTTGATAGTGGGATATAAAAGGGCACCTAGGACAACTTTGCTCAGAAATATGCAAAGACCTTCCCTCGGGATTGGATGAGACTGCCTTTTGTGTCATAtgactttattctttctttcccccttccccttctttaCAGACTCTTGAGTTCTTCTTGAATTGCCAGTTTTCAGCCTCCTCATGCCTCCGTCTCCTTTAGACGACAGGGTAGTAGTGGCACTATCTAGGCCCGTCCGACCTCAGGATCTCAACCTTTGTTTAGACTCTAGCTATCTTGGCTCTGCCACCCCAGGCAGCAATAGACACCGTCCTGTCATCGCCACCACAGTTGTGTCCCTCAAGGCTGCGAATCTGACGTATATGCCCTCATCCAGCGGCTCTGCCCGCTCCCTGAATTGTGGATGCAGCAGTGCCAGCTGCTGCACTGTGGCAACCTACGACAAGGACAATCAGGCCCAAACCCAAGCCATTGCTGCTGGCACTGCCACCACCGCCATTGGAACCTCTACCACCTGCCCTGCTAACCAGATGGTCAACAACAATGAGAATACAGGCTCTTTAAGTCCATCAGGTGGGGTGGGCAGCCCTGTGTCAGGGACCCCCAAGCAGCTAGCCAGCATCAAAATAATCTACCCCAATGACCTGGCAAAGAAGATGACCAAATGCAGCAAGAGTCACCTGCCAAGCCAGGGCCCTGTCATCATTGACTGCAGGCCCTTCATGGAGTACAACAAAAGTCACATCCAAGGAGCTGTCCATATTAACTGTGCCGATAAGATCAGCCGGCGGAGACTGCAGCAAGGCAAGATCACTGTTCTAGACTTGATTTCCTGTAGGGAAGGCAAGGACTCTTTCAAGAGGatcttttccaaagaaattatAGTTTATGATGAGAATACCAATGAACCGAGCCGAGTGATGCCCTCCCAGCCGCTTCACATAGTCCTCGAGTCCCTGAAGAGAGAAGGCAAAGAACCTCTGGTGTTGAAAGGTAATGCCCCTGTTCTGTCCCAAGCACAGTCCTGTTTAGCTGGGTTCACTTTGGGGTTTCTCCTAACAGTGGCAGCCTTCTCCTTACCCTGGCTACCAGAGAACAAAACAGACTCTCTTCTTGTCTTCTCTTCCATGccctttctttattattttggtataGTGAGAAAAATCCAGCAGCACTGAGTTGGAAGTCAGAAGATCTGGGTGCTACCCTTGATTCGGCTTCTGATTTGCATTGTGCaagtcatttcacctctctgaGACGGTTTTGTCATCCTTCTAAAAAGGGGCTTTATACCACCAGATGGTGTCTCAAGTCATGCCTGGTCTGGTGGCTTTCTGTTCCAGTCCATAACTAATGGGAAAGTTGCTGTCTCTCAGACCTAACCAATGTTGATGAAACAGAGGAAGCAACTCTGATGAACTACAAGTAAACCGACAGGTACCAGCTCTTTTTGTGGGagattcttcctctttctcacctCTAATCAGCTTGACTTTTATATGGCTTATAAAATGACCTTCAAGAAGGGCAgagatttatttgtaaaatggaagtgTAAGTTCATAGAATACCTCCATTCCTTTGCCAAAGCTCCAAGGGGACAGAGAGATTTTTATGAAACACTTTCCAACTCATTGTGCTTTTTGGGCTTCACCTGATAACAATTGGCATGGTGGTTCCTCCCAAGAGGGAGTAGTAGGTCACCTTGCCAGTACACTGAATGTAGAACAACTCTGAGGTTAGTGAAGCTGAGCCCCAAGAGGAGGAATTAATTGTCCACTCTTCTCTGAGCCCCTTGCATACAGTATTATCTAACCTAGCAGAGGAGCCTTGATCTTGTGTCCAGCCCAGTTGCAATTCTTTGCTCTCAGACACTGCACCTCGTTTCTCTTTGGCATCTTCTACTTGGTGACAGTAATGAGAAATAGtcatcctttttcttctctcttcttgtgTTTTGAGCCAAGGTACACAGTTTCTGGGTCACATCTCCAACCTGTCTCCTGAACTGTGTTGATCAAAGGTGTTGCTGAGTTCTTTTGAACACTTTGCATATTTAAATTGCAACAGGTGAATTAGGTGAACAAATTACTTATTTTAGCTTTGTGGGACAGCTCTGCCACCATTATTCTTGTTTTCCATGAGAGGTCTTCAGCCTTTTGGTAAGCAGGGTTCTTGGAAATATGGTCCTGAATTCCTTTGCTAGTAGTCCCCTCCCACACCCACTTAACACTttattctcaagtttttttttctcactgggCTCAGATATCACAAGGGCACATCTTTCAAGGTTTACTTGGAGTCACAAATATGTTCAGGTTTCCTCTGTGTAGCTCtgtattttagttttgtattctTGTTTGGTTGACTTTTAGTATTTCCCAGTAGGTTTACCTTTCTTCTGTGCTTCTGTTCTCTCACCACAATCCTGGTTTGtctttttcagatgagaaaatacCATCTACAAATTTCCTATTTCTCATTTGTAATAGTTTGTCTTGGGGAACAAAGACAAATGGTCTTGCTGGTCTCTTTTCTTCTGTAGacattcttgatttaaaaaaaaaaaaaagaaagaaagaaagaaagaaaaggcatggTTTTTGTGTCAGCATGACCAGAGGAGAAATGCCAAGCAACAGAAAATAAGATGACCCTGAACTTGAACATGGGGATGATCAGGAGGAGTTGTAGATCTTACCCTGCATTTTTCAAGGGGCCTGTTGGGTAGAAGGTTGGCTTGTCAATTATTGATAAATCAATCTCCTGAGGGCGGCTGATGAAATGGGGTTCCTCTCCCCTTTCCTGTGGATGCATCTGAGAATCCGGGCAGCCTGGGCTTGTTCCTCAGTGTCAGAGAGCAAGGTTGCCTCAGTGGGGCGGGGCAGGACACGCTGCTGACCTCACCACCAGGCGCCCTGGGTGTCCGCAGCAGAGGGCTCGTCATTTTCGGGTTGGTGAGACAGCGCAGCGGTGAACTTGGAAGACGCTCTGGTGGTAGAGGTTGGATTATTTGTAatttgcgggggggggggatttttCTTCAAATACCTGGAAGTTTGGTTGAATTTACATAGTTCAGGAGCAAGTGGGTCTGTAatgtactcttgataattgttttgttcatttgataTCTTTTGATGGAATGGCCTAAAATTGGGACCCAAGATAAGAATGAGAGAAAGGGATGGATCCTCATTAGAATGTCCCTGTTGTCCTTTCATCTAGGCAAAACCGAGGTTAATATCAGAGCAGCATTAAGGTGAAGAATGGGGTGGgcctttctcaaaagaaatggTCAACAACTTCCCCCATGTTCTTGAGTGGGCCAAGAAGACCATCCTGATGTGGCTTCTCTTCTGAGATTTATTTTAGGAATCCCCTTCCTCTGTGATTTAAGGTTGTATTTCAGCAAGAGTAGTCGTGGTACCATTTTGGAATGAGTGATTTTTCCAGGgaggatgtgtgtgtgggggggggtagtTAGAATATAAGGTAGAaacttctttgtaggtcttgtaagTTTATTTCCAGAAAATTTCAGGACAATCTGGAGTAATTTATGCCTGACCCATCTGAGTCTCTGGTTCATGTTTGTACACACTGGTTGCTACCCTCCCTGTCCAGGTTTTATGTCCCCCGGTTTCAATGCCATGCTCTCCATTTTTGGTGCTGCCTGTCAAGTCGAGCGGCTGCTGGGTTGCCATTTTAGTAATGCTGTGTCAGGTTGGGAAGAAACTGATCAGAGGCACGGAAGCCCCTGGGATTAAGTTACTGTTCTAATTTATAGTCCCCTCCCTGTTGTGACCTATGTCTGAATTCATGTTTTATTCTCATCCTTGGAAGAATAAATGGCCTCAGACCTTTGCTTCAGCTCAACCTGATGAAAATGATCCAAATGAACAAATAGTTAGGGATTTGCAAAGTCTTTGAAAGAATTACAGTCTGTTTTACCTGAAGTCAATTTCTAATCAACTCTAACTTGGTTTTTGGCCAAATTGAATAAGAAGGCTAGACAATTCTTGACCTTCCATAAAAGAAAGCCACCATTTTTGCTCTGATATTTATaaggctactttttttttcttcaacaaagCTGggttcagaaaaataatttgtcttttatcTATATAGGAAGAGATAGTCTACTGCCACCTTCTCCTTATGGCAATATATGCCTTATAATTTTTATCATGACATATTTTCAAACATGTAGAAAAATAGCAAGTGTATAATCACTGACCCTGTTAATCAGTATAAgctattattacttttttccctatttgctttctctttttttcttgttgttgaaaTAGTTTATAGTATAGagagtatttgaaaatattaaaatgtgtttaatgtttaaacttaatatttaaataacgGTAGGAATATTTTATAGGATAGAATGGACATTTTTTACTACTAAGTACTTCAGTGTCAGGTGCTCATCTTGACAGAGCCCTTGCCTGTACTTGCTTGTGCTAACACAAAACAAAGACTGACTGGCTATAATCTTTGACAGGCCTGCTCTGTACCAGAGGCATTTTAGGGGGTGGAACAGGGAAGGCCAGGAAAATAGTTTAGGAGCTATAACCTAGGAAGTTAGATTCTATACTACAAAAATCCTGAGAAATGAGCAACATAGATTGCACATTTTTCCCTAACAAAAAGGATTCTGAAATATACATTTCTAGACATTACAAAATTAAATGACCATGTAAATTGCTGTGCTCAGAAATCAGAGACCCTGTGAAAAATATTCTTCCCATCTCTGACTTGCTTTCAGGGATGAATAAAAACCTCTCCTTTGACAacccccttccctgccccttggCTCTCAGGGATGTTCTGAGGATTTTTTAagatatgtgaaataaaaacttACTATTATTATTCTGAGCCTCTGATTAATCACCAAGGAAGGCTAAATGCCAAACATGAGCTGTGCAATAAAAGGTGGAAAAATTAAGGCAGAATTTGGATTCAGTAGACCTGAATTAgtcttggttttctctttttgtgcCCGTGAGCAATTTGCCTTAGTTTTTAAttccttagtttcctcatttacaaAAAGGAGATAACAATAGCAATTGCAGTGTTAGTTTATGGCAGTACTAGAATTAAATGATTGTGTGTAAAGTATACAGAATAGTTCCTCCTTATATGGTAAGTAAGTGTAGCTCAATGTTATCATTACTATTGATTGAACAGAAATGATAGTGCCAGTATAAAGATAATTTTGACTCTTCTTCCAAAGGAGTACAAATAACAAGCTAGGTATAGCAGAGtttttgtgcgtgtgtgtgtctgtttgtgagtatgtgtgtctgtgtctgtgtgtgttgctATGGCCTAAAAATAACTTGGTGACTGTTACCTAATTTAAGTAGCATACAGTTGGAGTGCCAAGTAATTGCAAAAACATGTTGGGTCAAGAGGCCAGAGTAATTTGGGCATATCCTAGCATTATTTATTTGTAGgggaatttataaaaatgtgatgaTAAATCTGTCCAACTAATGTCCCATAACTGAATAATGAAAGTATAAAACTTTTAGGGTTTGCTTTTTCTGGCTTCTCATTAGGCCGATTTATTTTTGGAAGAAGGATTGTAGTCTGACTATAAAAGggtagagggaaggaggggggagggtgTATGTTGTGAGGAGCTGGGGTGTGGAGGAGTAAGGAGGGAATGGTGACCTGAACATTTTCCCTGAACTGCTGCGCAGTTGTCTGTACTCTGTCTGAGCTTTGCACCCACCCTCCTGCTTCCTAATTAAAATGCATGTGAAAAGGGAATAGAAGTGAGCCGCACCCCCACCCCTGACTGTCCTTACACCATCTGTCTCTTTACTGTGTGCTCAACAAAGTGAAGTGTGGTTCTCTTACACCTGACTTCAAGTCCAGCCTTTCCCACTGGCCAATTTAAACAACTCCTGTTGACCTCTCAGAGGCCCAGGTTTTCTCCATTGTAAGATCTGGGTAATTTTACATCATAGGATGAAGTGAGGTGTATATAAAGTGTCTGGCACATGAATAGTTTTCTGTAAGTCAGAACCTGGACCCCACTTCCCTACTCCTGCCCTTTAAGAATTTCCTACATTAGAGAAACAGCAAGTCATTTTCAGCACAGGACTGTGAGAGCAAGCTAAATATCGACATCTTTTCCTTACCAATGTGTATCAGTTTAGGTAACCACTTGGGTTGTCAAGGCCAAGTTCAAGACACTCTTTTCTGGGCAGTAGTAGGTAATGATTATAGATTAGAAAAAGGCgatggaaaaggaaattaagTAGACAGAGCCTTCTGCCTAATTCTGTTTTCAAAACATGAATTGATAGGAGGAACAGGAGGGGAGAATGGTGCATATGTACACTTTGTTTTACTTGGTCCTTGAGGCAAACCCTTGAGGGCTGACAATCACAGGAGCAGAAAAACTCCCTGCCACAGCCATCTCTGCACGTGCCCTCAGGGGGCTGCATGAGGGGTCCTTTGGAGCAGACCTTGCTTTCTTAGACCCTGTGTTAGCAGTCAGAGTTGGGGATGTCAGAAAAATACTGCAATGCTTAGGAAATTTAATCCAAGTTGGCCTAAAAAGTTGCACTACATACTAAGGGTAGAAATTCTAATCCCAGGAGATATCATCATCTCCCTTCTTTTGCATTGGAGATTCCCAGATTTTCGAAGGGGAAGGGATTTGGGAGGGTCCATAATTTAGAAGCTGTTACCTGTTACTACAGGCTGCTCATTGATATCACTTAGAAGGAATTTAAAACTTAAGATGCCCAGTTTCCACCTCCGGAGATTCTGGTTAAATTGGTCTGGGACACAGCCTGCAAGCACATCAGGATTTTTAAAACGTCTCTGGGGGTGGAAGGTGGTTCCAACATGCAGCACAATTTGAGAATCATTGATCTAGTCCTGTCTTCTCATTATGCAGCTATGGAAATTAGGCCTAGAGAGGTTttatgacttgtccaaggtcacatgcATGATTAATTTTAGAGCTTTGATCCTTAGTGCTAAAGTAGGTCTTGCCAGGTATATAGAGTGATGTATGTGTACATGTTATTATCAATGATAATAATATCTAATGTACGGCATAAAGTATAAGCTATTTAATCAATAATTTTGAATaccagtaacttttttttttaattttgaaattttaattcacagcaaaaaaaaaccTAAGTCTCAAAGGACTTTGGAAATCAGCTCACAATCTACATTATACCTAGGCCCAAATATTAACTTTAATTTAGTTCTATTTTCTGAGGAACTAAATGGTTTAAGGAAGAGCTGAAAAACATATCAGAGTGCCCAAGCATTTCAGGCTTCAAGTGACTTTTGGATAGGTGGGCCGATGGCTGTACAACCTGGTGGGTAGAGGTGAGTCATTCAAATTTGTTCAGTAACTGTCACCCAGTGCCTTCTACATGCTAAGCACTAGTGTGCAGCTGGGAATTCACCATCACCTTTTCAATCCAGGTGTTAGAATGAGAGCCCATTTGGACAAGGCCAGTCTCCCAGCTCCTCTCCTCCTTGAAGATCCTGTATGTATTCGAGATCTCCAGCCTCCTCTGCCCCGCAGTCTTATTTAGGGAGCAGATTATCTTCAGGAAATGTTGTTCTCCTGGGAAGTGCAtgttagtacttttttttttttttctccttttctctttcaaataagAGCCTGGCCTTCTCTAAGTACATTATGGGCCAACAAAATTTCTTTCCAGTGTTTTGATTTGAAAAGAAATGATTTGCTGGTTTTTAATAGAAAAGGAAACATACTCGCACTCTCGCTGCCTGTGGAGCTCCGGGTGGACAGGACTACTCTGTGCAGTGGAGTGGAACTTTATCATTGGAACCCCACTAATTTTGGACGTGTTGCTGATAGGAACAAGGCCTGTGTTTATTTTCCCTGCATGCTCTCTGTGAAAAAGGGCATGCTTAAGCAAACAAGCGTGGCAACAGTATTTCTGACATAAGGTTTTGGCCTGCTTGGATCAGCAGGGGCAATGTTTGCAAGTAGTACTCTTAAGGGACAGGActgagaagaaaacataaataagtcTCCATGACTCTAAAGCCTTTGTTATTTCTCCTAAACAATGAGGATCCCTCTTTGGCAAATTTTTATTGACTGTTTCTATATACTCTATACTCGACATTCATTGAGTATGATCTTagtcattcaggaaaaaaatcgaAGAGAAGATAAAtgagtatgtattttaaattttaattgtaaaacatttaaaaatacccatTTTGTATTCAAGTTAATGTTATTTCCTAGTGATGAAGAATTGACTTTTTAGATGTTTTTCATCCCAAACCCAAGAGCAAGATCTTAgcatcctccctcccacccccaggttATTTGTGTCATCTCTTATTACTTAAAAGTTGAGAACTCTCTATCTCCTTCCCCCAGCAGGGTTCATATTTTATGTTAACTTAAAGGAGAAGGAAACCTGTAGCCTGTGCTTTTGCACAGGGAAATGAACTGTGCAGGCCTGGTACCCTCATACAAGATAAAGGCTATTACCCCATGCTCTGCTTATGGCAGAGTAGAAGATCATTTCTAGGAAGAAAACAGTTGATGGAGTCATCAAATTATCTGAATTTCTTAATACTTTATTTATGGTGAAGGCTGACTCATTCCCACCCCTATCCCCACTCCAATTTCATGGGAAACCAAACAAAGCCCAGCTCTTCCTTATGTTTCCACAGAGTTTTGCCTTCTTGTCTTACCCCCCTGCAGGTGGGTTGCATCTGCTGCCCATTTCTGGTAGTTGCTGAAACTGCCTAGCCAAGGGAGTGGTGTCAGGCTTGTCCTGCCTTTGAGGAAATTATCCTCTCTTGCTGTAATGTGAGCTCAGCTGATTGTATTTTGTGTTCTGTGGTAAGGAGGCTGTCTCTATTGTGCACAGTCAGAACATCACTGTCTAATTCTGCCAGGGATAGGGGAGcctgcctgtgatctcagcagcttgggaggctgaggcaggaggatcgtgagttcaaagccagcctcatcagcaactcagtgaggccctaagcaactctgtgagatcttgtctgtaaataaaatacaaaagaggactgaggatgtggctccgtagttaagcgcccttgggttcaatcccagtatcaaaccaaaccaaacaaacaaaaaacaaaagaaaatatgaaaaaaaaccctTATATTTATTCTATGGAAAAAGTAATCTCACACTTTTTCATCATGGCCCCGAAGTCCACTACCATTGGACTCTATTACTAGCTATCACTACTTGCAAGAAAGAAGAAGATACAAATGGAGATAAGAGGTCCTAGGAAGCAGGAGAAGAGGATAGCAGGAGGGCAGAGTCCTGCTCAGGGCTCAGGGTCACAGCAGTACATCTTCCAGCTCTCAGACTTGAATTCTGGGCTCCAAGGTTCAAGACTCTGTTATTGTTATTAGTCATTcagtgtctctctttctctctcaaaatgcCGAGACTAGACATAAACTTTTCAGAGAGCCTTTCCTGAAAGGACAGGGGACCTTTTCTTAGATCTTGCATTTCTATTCTTATTAAAATACTACATTTAAGAGGATGGATCTCGGGGTTCTCATGAATGATATTTGAGTATGTCGTAGAACATCATTTAAACACTTGTAACTACTCTGGCTCTTTCTAACCTATCATCCTTGAAATTAGAGAATTATTTCCCAGGCAGTTTTGGAAGAGAAAACAATTCTCACCTATGGAATGCTTTTGGTGTGCTGGGCATTGGGGTGTGATATGTGTATCTTATTGAGTTCTCGGGGCATCTTTCTGGGAGAGGTTTTATATCCCccacttataaatatttttgtcatatCATTAACTAGCAAGTGAGAGAACAGGAATTATAAAGCCTGGTTTTTGGACtctggggtagctcagtggtagatcacatGCTTAGTTTGCACCAGATCTAGGTTCAgttccccagcactgcaaaaaaaaaaaaaaagaaaaaagtataggGTCTGGGAATATGTCAGTAGAACAGCTTCTTCGAATGagaaaggtcctgggttccatcaccagcacagaaaaaaaggaaaacttcacACCCACCTTCTTTACAGGCAGGCCACGTGTCTATTTATTAAGTGAGCTGTTTCTTGCTCTTGGTATTTGCCTTAGCCATGCTTTATTTGTGAGGTATGTTAGTTCTAATGCCATCATTCTTCCCCAATTTTCTTGTATATCCTCATGTAAAAGTTCCATTGCTTTACTCTGACCTTAGGGTAGAGGTGGCTTTCTGGTGACTTTGACCCAAACTATATCCTAGCCtttgaaaactttaaattttgGTCATGGCAGAGATTTTAAAGGACTAAGAAATCAATCAAAGAAACTTTGGAAAGTTGCAATGATTATTTCTGACATTTGTGGAGTGTTTCTGTTGTACCAGACTCTGTGCTGTTTGCATCATCTCTTGTAACAGCACTTACATATGAGTGACTGAGACTCAGAGGTCCGTGCATTACCAATTAGCATGAGGTTCCCCACCCCATCCTTCAATTCAGGATGAAAATCTCAAAAATGCAAAGTATAGCTCTATTTGACATTACTTACCATCTTTGTGTTGCCAACTCATccgagggttttttttttttggcttaattAGGGATAGAAATCACAAAGAGGCAAAAGCAGTACCATCCAAGCAAGGCTTTAATAGGGCTAGTGCTCAGGCACAAGAGAGAGAGTGCACTGGTTAGGATTCCTGGACTGCTCCAGAGGTCTGGAGgatcaaagcaaaaacaaacaacaacaacaacaaaataaaggagtAGTTTCACAACAGGCACATTCAGCTGTTGTGCAGGATCTCAGGACTTCTTATATCCATCTTGTCAGATTTTGCTCTGGACACTGCGATTTGCCCTTGACCAGGTAATCTTTGCAAGTGCATT
The sequence above is drawn from the Urocitellus parryii isolate mUroPar1 chromosome 9, mUroPar1.hap1, whole genome shotgun sequence genome and encodes:
- the Dusp10 gene encoding dual specificity protein phosphatase 10; translation: MPPSPLDDRVVVALSRPVRPQDLNLCLDSSYLGSATPGSNRHRPVIATTVVSLKAANLTYMPSSSGSARSLNCGCSSASCCTVATYDKDNQAQTQAIAAGTATTAIGTSTTCPANQMVNNNENTGSLSPSGGVGSPVSGTPKQLASIKIIYPNDLAKKMTKCSKSHLPSQGPVIIDCRPFMEYNKSHIQGAVHINCADKISRRRLQQGKITVLDLISCREGKDSFKRIFSKEIIVYDENTNEPSRVMPSQPLHIVLESLKREGKEPLVLKGGLSSFKQNHENLCDNSLQLQECREVGGGASAASSLLPQSVPTTPDIENAELTPILPFLFLGNEQDAQDLDTMQRLNIGYVINVTTHLPLYHYEKGLFNYKRLPATDSNKQNLRQYFEEAFEFIEEAHQCGKGLLIHCQAGVSRSATIVIAYLMKHTRMTMTDAYKFVKGKRPIISPNLNFMGQLLEFEEDLNNGVTPRILTPKLMGVETVV